One window of Paludibacter propionicigenes WB4 genomic DNA carries:
- a CDS encoding BACON domain-containing protein, giving the protein MKSIYRLSFLAVILILFFSCNTDFLDKNKTSYYSANDTVYLNNHQQDVNIEYKVTSLSDRSFTIMGQPKWLTFNSMEGRITNGVIKLSFTIDRENSMLSIGKHPAQIVLNIENLGIMSIPVVYSNVGNPTMVCSTTSLSFESLSPKTFTIANTSAGYLDWRITNIPEWLKLSATSGSLSNWQITTVTVSWNPTLPAPTEDKIATLHILNSSANNDQTIVVTFKGGSLLLSKLLSIPGTVTDVEYYKASGIMTICTQSPNSLILFNTTTNQSSTIALTKTPACVSISENGLNAVIGYTVASVSYIDINAASIIKNYDIDCLPYDIVLGDNAWCYITPTVDQWEAIRSLNLNTGALTKGKASGIYEKTMIKKIPGKPNLVGTRTTLSPSGLHIFNISKGIVSDSVSYWHESLSSFWISEDGKKLFTGYRKVYQLPAYDGLYHTDAPGTYGIIQTNLSTITSVDHCAKSNSIFTVSNDNIYSGIKSSKIEQFDVTSLNKIKDFEAAPVLFLENGLYNFYPTAASYIFSDINGTALFLIKNISPEYKKTSWSIEKIKL; this is encoded by the coding sequence ATGAAATCTATTTATAGGCTTTCTTTTCTCGCGGTTATTCTTATTCTTTTCTTTTCGTGTAACACTGATTTTCTGGATAAGAACAAAACAAGCTACTACTCTGCCAACGATACCGTTTATTTGAATAATCATCAACAAGATGTCAATATAGAGTATAAAGTTACCTCATTATCCGATCGGTCTTTCACTATTATGGGTCAGCCAAAATGGTTGACCTTCAACTCTATGGAAGGCAGAATAACAAATGGAGTTATTAAACTATCTTTTACTATAGACAGAGAAAATAGCATGCTCAGTATTGGAAAACATCCCGCACAAATAGTTTTAAATATTGAAAACTTAGGCATTATGTCGATACCTGTTGTTTATTCCAATGTAGGCAATCCCACAATGGTATGCTCAACCACTTCACTGAGTTTTGAATCTTTATCGCCCAAGACATTTACAATAGCAAATACTTCTGCTGGCTATCTTGATTGGAGAATAACAAATATTCCTGAATGGCTGAAACTATCGGCAACGAGTGGGTCGCTTTCAAACTGGCAGATAACAACTGTAACTGTAAGCTGGAATCCGACTCTTCCCGCACCAACAGAAGATAAAATAGCTACGCTGCATATTCTGAACAGTTCTGCCAACAACGATCAAACCATAGTAGTAACATTTAAAGGAGGCAGTCTACTCCTGTCCAAACTATTGAGTATTCCGGGAACAGTTACCGATGTAGAATACTACAAAGCATCCGGTATCATGACTATCTGTACTCAATCGCCTAACTCGCTGATTTTATTTAATACAACTACCAATCAATCTTCTACAATAGCTCTGACAAAAACTCCGGCTTGCGTCAGCATCTCTGAAAATGGGCTGAATGCGGTAATAGGTTATACTGTGGCTTCGGTAAGCTATATCGACATCAACGCGGCATCCATTATAAAAAATTATGATATAGATTGCTTACCCTACGACATCGTTTTAGGTGATAATGCATGGTGCTACATAACTCCAACGGTAGACCAATGGGAAGCAATCAGGTCTCTAAACTTAAATACCGGTGCTTTAACAAAAGGAAAAGCTTCAGGCATATATGAAAAAACAATGATAAAAAAGATACCAGGAAAACCTAATTTGGTAGGAACAAGAACAACTCTCAGTCCATCAGGACTTCATATATTCAATATTTCCAAAGGGATTGTCAGCGATTCTGTTTCCTACTGGCACGAAAGTTTATCCAGTTTCTGGATTTCGGAGGATGGGAAAAAACTATTTACCGGGTATAGAAAAGTGTACCAATTACCTGCGTATGACGGGCTATATCATACCGACGCTCCGGGAACATACGGAATTATTCAGACAAACCTGAGTACAATAACTTCTGTTGATCATTGTGCGAAAAGCAATAGTATTTTTACCGTATCGAACGATAATATTTATTCTGGGATTAAGTCATCAAAAATTGAACAATTCGATGTTACCAGTCTAAATAAAATAAAGGATTTTGAAGCTGCTCCGGTGTTATTTCTAGAAAATGGATTATACAACTTTTATCCAACAGCCGCTAGTTATATATTTAGCGACATAAATGGAACAGCATTATTCCTCATCAAAAATATTAGTCCGGAGTATAAAAAGACCAGCTGGTCAATTGAGAAAATAAAACTTTAA
- a CDS encoding RNA polymerase sigma factor, whose amino-acid sequence MEKDKFISVVKDYQNLIYKICCSYCSDAENRKDLQQEILIQLWNSFSKFDGRAQLSTWIYRIALNTAITFYRNDSKHSNKKVSIDAAIISLSDFEYVPEQDENIAMLYQFIEKLNEMDKALILLYLDDNKQKDMAEILGISETNVATKISRIKKFLKEQFSNN is encoded by the coding sequence GTGGAAAAGGATAAGTTTATTTCAGTCGTTAAGGACTATCAAAATCTGATTTACAAGATTTGCTGTTCCTACTGCTCAGATGCCGAAAACAGAAAGGATTTGCAGCAAGAAATTCTAATACAATTGTGGAATTCATTTTCGAAATTTGACGGACGCGCCCAATTATCAACATGGATTTACCGAATTGCATTGAATACGGCGATAACATTTTATCGGAATGATAGCAAACACAGCAACAAGAAAGTAAGCATTGACGCCGCCATAATATCCCTATCCGATTTTGAGTATGTTCCTGAACAGGATGAGAACATTGCCATGCTTTATCAGTTTATTGAAAAATTAAACGAAATGGACAAAGCGCTTATACTGCTTTATCTCGACGACAATAAGCAAAAAGATATGGCAGAGATTCTCGGAATTTCAGAAACTAATGTAGCTACAAAGATTAGCAGAATTAAGAAATTCCTAAAAGAACAATTTAGCAACAATTAA
- a CDS encoding MFS transporter, whose product MTTKISTFRAFRSRNYRLYFGGQSVSLIGTWMQRTGVSWVIYTMTHSAFMLGITMFATQFPSFLLSLYGGIISDRYDRYKIMLITQIAAMIQAILLAVLMITNHYEVWSILTLSVILGVINAFDMPARQPLVHEIIRDKDDLPNALALNSSMVNLARVVGPAMSGIILEKLGAGICFSLNALSFVAVIASLLLMKLPPAAQHPAQKKIATELKDGFVYIKNTPIIGMTLLMLSCMSLLVLPYNTLLPVFAKVIFKGDATTFGYINSFIGIGALGGAFFLASLKPGTDLKIVLLINTVILGFGLMLFSHISYFPLAMLFAATCGFGMMSQTTIGNTIVQIHAAPHMRGRVMSFFALAFFGMLPLGSLIVGAISQWIGAPNTLLCQGGIALIIAITFSGFLRKDKLDRKEMKKISDDENLMTKTI is encoded by the coding sequence ATGACAACAAAAATAAGCACATTCAGAGCCTTCCGTAGCCGCAACTATCGTTTGTATTTTGGAGGACAGTCTGTTTCACTCATTGGCACCTGGATGCAGCGCACCGGGGTAAGTTGGGTCATTTACACCATGACGCATTCGGCTTTCATGCTTGGTATTACCATGTTTGCCACTCAGTTTCCTTCATTTCTGCTCTCGTTGTACGGAGGAATTATTTCGGATAGGTACGACCGCTACAAAATTATGCTCATAACCCAGATAGCCGCCATGATTCAGGCTATATTGCTGGCTGTATTGATGATTACGAATCATTATGAAGTATGGAGCATACTCACGCTGAGCGTAATCCTGGGTGTTATCAATGCCTTTGATATGCCGGCGCGGCAACCACTTGTTCACGAAATTATACGCGATAAAGACGACCTGCCGAACGCACTTGCTCTCAACTCTTCGATGGTCAATCTGGCACGGGTAGTGGGTCCGGCCATGTCGGGTATTATTCTGGAAAAATTGGGTGCGGGTATTTGTTTTTCGCTGAATGCGCTGAGTTTTGTGGCAGTAATAGCGTCGTTGCTGCTTATGAAACTACCACCCGCTGCTCAGCACCCGGCACAAAAGAAAATTGCCACCGAGCTGAAAGATGGTTTTGTGTATATCAAGAACACGCCTATCATTGGCATGACATTACTGATGCTTAGCTGTATGAGCCTGTTGGTATTGCCTTACAATACGCTTTTACCCGTATTTGCCAAGGTTATTTTTAAAGGCGACGCCACCACGTTTGGGTACATCAACAGTTTCATAGGAATAGGTGCATTGGGAGGCGCATTTTTTCTGGCATCATTAAAACCCGGAACCGACCTTAAAATTGTATTGCTGATCAATACCGTTATTCTGGGCTTCGGTCTGATGTTATTTTCGCACATCAGTTATTTTCCGCTGGCTATGCTGTTTGCCGCTACATGCGGTTTTGGCATGATGTCGCAAACCACCATTGGCAACACCATTGTACAAATTCATGCCGCACCACACATGCGGGGGCGGGTGATGAGCTTTTTTGCACTGGCATTCTTCGGCATGTTGCCGCTGGGTAGTCTGATTGTGGGTGCCATATCCCAATGGATCGGAGCTCCCAACACCTTGCTCTGTCAGGGTGGGATAGCCTTAATCATTGCGATTACATTTTCCGGCTTTCTGCGAAAAGACAAATTGGACAGAAAGGAAATGAAGAAAATAAGTGATGACGAAAATCTGATGACAAAGACTATTTGA
- a CDS encoding MarR family winged helix-turn-helix transcriptional regulator: protein MNTKELSTSLRTVISSLHKGLRKQLYSANAYSMTEIDTIRHLYHSTSLLPSELAALTRIKTQSMSQILNKIEKQGVILRTPSETDKRKVYISLSPFGQEMVKKIKYDKDEWLQTAIEKTLTAEEKELLEKALPVLHKLIENK, encoded by the coding sequence ATGAACACAAAAGAATTATCAACTTCGCTTCGGACGGTGATTTCGAGCCTTCACAAAGGATTGCGCAAGCAGCTATACTCGGCAAATGCTTACTCCATGACCGAAATTGACACAATCAGGCATTTATATCACTCCACTTCTCTGTTACCATCTGAACTGGCTGCTTTGACAAGGATTAAGACTCAATCCATGTCGCAGATATTAAATAAAATAGAGAAGCAAGGTGTCATTCTGCGGACACCTTCAGAAACTGACAAACGCAAAGTATACATCTCGTTAAGCCCTTTCGGACAGGAAATGGTAAAGAAAATCAAATACGACAAAGACGAATGGTTACAGACTGCTATAGAAAAAACACTTACCGCAGAAGAAAAAGAATTGCTGGAAAAGGCGTTGCCCGTACTCCACAAACTAATTGAAAACAAATAA
- a CDS encoding LTA synthase family protein: MKFKQRIPRAIRQLFQLYLIVLLIFSLFRIILFLTQTERIDTSVDKADILMAFLMGIRFDLVISGYILILPFFILTVLSFFNRTFPVVYKILFYYVYVLFSIAFLVCAIDIPYFKQFFSRFTITGFEWLGSPKFVFKMVIEEPRYWLIMIPFLCFIFIFYRAFKRIISNSRETSPLPLIPKTALYLLCLGLIFVGIRGRVEKKSPIRIGTAYFCNNPFLNQLGLNPNFTLIRSYLDSKEERNKTVQLMNDAEALVNVQKYLNIGKPDKNFPLLRQRNKYIKPNNYNVVLIIMESMSAAKMERGGNTNHLTPFLDSISHKGYYFSNTYTAGIHTFNGIFSSLFAMPALFRQHPMKESGILKYHGLFSTLKEKGYSTAYFTTHDGQFDNVEGFLKANDCETVISQINYPASEVKTTLGVPDKYMFEYSIPVLNKLSEKNKPFVAAFMTASDHGPYYVPDYFKPRSSELKMQVTEYADYSLQQMIKMASKQKWFKNTVFVFVADHGAPMDNTYDIALDYNHAPLLFYAPYIIKEPKTLDCMAGQIDIFPTIMGLLKQPYANNTLGIDLFSESRPYIFFNADDKYGVIDRDWLLIAKNDGSKKLYKYRNNDTRNYAPEEKNRLEEMNKYAASNLQTFQYLILNKKQ; the protein is encoded by the coding sequence ATGAAATTCAAACAACGCATACCCAGAGCAATCCGTCAATTATTTCAGCTATATTTAATTGTATTACTCATCTTTAGCTTGTTCCGTATTATTTTGTTTCTGACTCAGACAGAAAGAATAGACACTTCGGTGGATAAAGCAGATATTTTGATGGCATTCTTAATGGGAATACGTTTTGATCTTGTTATCTCGGGCTATATTCTTATTCTCCCATTTTTTATTCTCACTGTTCTTTCATTTTTCAACAGAACATTTCCGGTAGTATATAAAATTTTATTCTATTATGTATATGTACTGTTTTCCATTGCATTTTTGGTTTGTGCTATTGATATTCCTTATTTCAAACAATTTTTCTCACGCTTCACCATTACCGGTTTCGAATGGTTGGGAAGCCCGAAGTTTGTATTTAAAATGGTGATAGAGGAACCCCGGTACTGGCTTATCATGATTCCTTTTCTCTGTTTTATTTTTATTTTTTACAGAGCTTTCAAGAGAATTATTTCCAATTCGCGTGAGACATCACCACTCCCTCTGATTCCTAAAACAGCACTATATTTACTTTGCTTGGGTCTTATATTTGTGGGAATACGCGGACGAGTGGAAAAGAAATCGCCGATACGCATTGGCACGGCTTATTTCTGCAATAATCCGTTTCTGAACCAACTGGGGCTGAATCCAAATTTTACACTTATCAGAAGTTATCTTGACAGTAAGGAAGAGCGCAACAAAACAGTGCAATTAATGAACGACGCGGAAGCCCTTGTCAATGTACAAAAGTATCTGAACATTGGGAAGCCCGATAAGAATTTTCCTTTGCTTAGGCAACGAAATAAATACATTAAGCCTAACAATTACAATGTGGTGCTGATTATTATGGAAAGCATGAGTGCTGCCAAAATGGAGCGTGGAGGAAATACCAATCATCTTACGCCGTTTCTGGATAGTATTTCGCATAAGGGGTACTACTTTAGCAATACTTACACGGCCGGCATTCATACATTCAACGGTATTTTCAGTTCGCTATTTGCCATGCCCGCCCTGTTTCGTCAGCATCCGATGAAAGAAAGTGGAATATTAAAATATCACGGGCTATTCAGTACGCTTAAAGAAAAAGGCTATTCTACCGCCTATTTTACTACACACGACGGGCAATTTGACAATGTGGAGGGCTTTTTGAAAGCTAATGACTGCGAGACAGTCATTTCTCAAATCAACTATCCGGCTTCGGAAGTAAAAACCACACTGGGTGTGCCGGACAAGTACATGTTTGAATACTCTATACCTGTTTTAAACAAACTGAGCGAGAAGAACAAACCCTTTGTTGCTGCGTTTATGACAGCCAGCGACCATGGGCCGTATTATGTGCCGGATTATTTTAAACCCCGAAGTTCCGAACTAAAAATGCAGGTTACGGAATATGCCGATTATTCGTTGCAACAAATGATAAAGATGGCGTCCAAACAGAAATGGTTCAAAAATACTGTGTTCGTCTTCGTGGCCGACCATGGTGCGCCCATGGATAATACCTATGATATTGCATTGGACTATAACCATGCTCCATTGTTGTTTTATGCTCCATACATTATCAAGGAACCTAAAACTCTGGATTGCATGGCGGGACAAATAGATATTTTCCCTACTATCATGGGATTGCTTAAACAACCCTATGCCAACAACACCCTCGGTATAGACTTATTTAGCGAAAGTCGTCCGTACATTTTCTTTAATGCAGATGATAAATACGGTGTGATAGATCGGGATTGGTTACTGATTGCCAAAAATGATGGATCGAAGAAACTCTATAAATACCGCAATAATGACACCCGCAACTATGCTCCTGAAGAGAAAAACCGACTGGAAGAAATGAATAAATACGCGGCTTCCAATCTTCAGACATTCCAGTATCTGATTCTGAATAAGAAGCAATAA
- a CDS encoding DUF1003 domain-containing protein — MENQRNWHTKHIESLSFGNRIADTVAKGMGSWNFIIIQTVLVVAWMILNMIGFVYHWDVYPFILLNLLFSTQAAYAAPIIMMSQNRQNERDRLHAEEDYKTNVDAKKEIEALAVLLKNIEVEKLDKIIQILVETKKDYLPNNDQ, encoded by the coding sequence ATGGAAAACCAAAGAAACTGGCATACGAAGCATATAGAGTCATTGAGTTTTGGTAATAGGATAGCCGATACTGTAGCAAAAGGTATGGGATCATGGAATTTCATAATTATCCAAACTGTACTAGTTGTGGCTTGGATGATACTGAACATGATTGGTTTTGTGTATCATTGGGATGTTTATCCGTTTATACTGCTCAATCTTTTATTTTCAACGCAGGCAGCTTATGCGGCACCTATTATCATGATGTCTCAAAACAGACAAAATGAACGTGATCGATTACATGCAGAAGAGGATTACAAGACAAATGTAGATGCAAAAAAGGAAATTGAAGCATTGGCAGTCTTGTTGAAGAATATTGAAGTGGAAAAACTGGATAAAATAATTCAGATATTAGTCGAAACAAAAAAAGATTATCTGCCAAACAATGACCAGTAA
- the mutA gene encoding methylmalonyl-CoA mutase small subunit: MAEKKLNLLADFPSVSAQQWMDKITADLKGADFNKKLVWKTNEGFNVLPFYRAEDIEGLQTKDAAPGVFPFVRGTKANNEWFVRQDIVVESAKEANAKALEVLCKGATSLCFILKKEDLSPAYIATLLENIQAECVELNFRICVNAAAQLATILTDNFKAKGYDVKKLQGSIGFDPINRMLQAGKELTKEEIVAKAKGLIEAAAGLPFYRVIAVNATTLNNAGAFVAQELGYALAWGNEYLSSLVEAGVDTSLAAKKIKFNFGVGGNYFMEIAKFRAARLLWAKIVDAYQPECRVADCKSTVNGICKCAAKMRIHAETSIFNKTIFDANVNMLRTQTEAMSATLGGVNSLTVLPYDVTFKASDEFSERIARNQQLLLKEESHFDKVVDPAAGSYYIETLTNEIAAQAWKLFLEVEDNGGFYAAVTSGSIQQAVKATAAGRLKSVSSRREVLLGTNQFPNFSEVAAAKVQIETVEDCGCTKGTEKLLPVRGASEFEALRFATEKAAKRPKAFMLTIGSLAMRLARAQFSCNFFACAGYEVVDNLGFATVEEGVAAAQAAGADIIVLCSSDDEYAELAPAAFKVINGKQLFVVAGAPACTEDLKAIGIEYFVNVKTNVLETLKTFNSKLGIN; the protein is encoded by the coding sequence ATGGCAGAAAAAAAATTGAATTTATTGGCTGATTTCCCATCGGTTAGCGCACAGCAATGGATGGACAAAATCACAGCCGACCTCAAAGGAGCTGATTTCAACAAGAAGCTTGTTTGGAAAACAAACGAAGGTTTTAATGTATTGCCTTTTTATCGTGCAGAAGACATTGAAGGATTGCAAACTAAGGATGCAGCTCCGGGTGTTTTCCCATTTGTACGCGGAACAAAGGCCAACAACGAATGGTTTGTTCGTCAAGACATTGTTGTAGAATCGGCTAAGGAAGCAAATGCAAAAGCTCTTGAGGTACTTTGTAAAGGTGCAACATCACTTTGCTTTATTCTGAAAAAAGAAGATTTAAGTCCAGCCTACATTGCTACTTTGTTGGAAAACATTCAGGCAGAATGCGTGGAACTAAACTTCCGTATTTGTGTAAATGCTGCTGCTCAATTAGCAACTATTCTTACCGATAACTTCAAAGCTAAAGGCTACGATGTAAAAAAATTGCAAGGTTCAATCGGATTTGATCCAATTAACCGCATGTTGCAAGCCGGTAAAGAACTTACCAAAGAAGAAATTGTGGCCAAAGCAAAAGGACTTATCGAGGCTGCTGCAGGATTACCATTCTACCGTGTAATTGCCGTTAATGCTACTACCCTGAACAATGCCGGTGCTTTTGTGGCTCAGGAATTGGGTTATGCCTTGGCTTGGGGTAACGAATACCTTTCGTCACTTGTCGAAGCGGGAGTAGATACTTCATTGGCTGCAAAAAAAATTAAATTCAATTTCGGTGTTGGTGGAAACTATTTCATGGAAATTGCAAAATTCCGTGCTGCCCGTTTACTTTGGGCTAAAATAGTAGATGCTTATCAACCTGAATGTCGCGTTGCAGATTGCAAAAGCACCGTTAACGGTATTTGCAAATGTGCTGCTAAAATGCGCATTCATGCCGAAACATCTATTTTCAATAAAACTATCTTTGATGCTAATGTAAACATGCTTCGTACTCAAACTGAAGCTATGAGTGCTACGCTGGGTGGCGTTAATTCGCTTACAGTGTTGCCTTATGATGTTACTTTCAAAGCATCTGACGAATTCTCTGAACGTATTGCCCGCAACCAACAATTACTATTGAAAGAAGAATCTCACTTCGACAAAGTAGTTGACCCTGCTGCCGGTTCATATTATATAGAAACATTGACTAACGAAATTGCGGCTCAGGCATGGAAACTTTTCCTTGAAGTAGAAGACAACGGAGGCTTTTATGCTGCTGTTACTTCTGGTTCTATTCAGCAAGCTGTTAAAGCAACTGCTGCAGGTCGTTTAAAATCTGTGTCAAGCCGTCGCGAAGTATTGTTAGGAACCAACCAGTTCCCTAACTTTAGCGAAGTAGCTGCAGCCAAGGTTCAGATTGAAACTGTAGAAGATTGCGGTTGCACAAAAGGAACTGAAAAACTATTACCTGTACGTGGAGCTTCTGAATTTGAAGCCTTGCGTTTTGCAACTGAAAAAGCGGCTAAACGTCCAAAAGCATTTATGTTGACTATTGGTAGTTTGGCTATGCGTTTGGCACGTGCTCAGTTCTCTTGTAACTTCTTTGCATGTGCTGGTTACGAGGTGGTTGACAATCTTGGTTTTGCCACTGTTGAAGAAGGTGTTGCTGCTGCTCAGGCGGCTGGTGCCGATATTATTGTTCTTTGCTCAAGCGACGACGAATATGCAGAATTAGCTCCTGCAGCATTCAAAGTTATCAACGGAAAACAACTTTTCGTAGTAGCTGGTGCTCCTGCTTGTACCGAAGATTTGAAAGCTATTGGAATTGAGTATTTTGTAAATGTAAAAACCAATGTGCTTGAGACTTTGAAAACGTTCAATAGCAAATTAGGAATCAACTAA
- the scpA gene encoding methylmalonyl-CoA mutase, whose product MKPNFKNIDIKNVAASSTPEVDSSWLTAELIPVKPVYTKEDIAGMEHLNYAAGLPPYLRGPYSVMYAMQPWTIRQYAGFSTAEESNAFYRRNLAAGQKGLSVAFDLATHRGYDADHERVVGDVGKAGVSICSIEDMKVLFDGIPLNKMSVSMTMNGAVLPILAFYINAGLEQGAKLEEMAGTIQNDILKEFMVRNTYIYPPKFSMKIIADIFEYTSKNMPKFNSISISGYHMQEAGATADIELAYTLADGLEYLRAGVNAGMDIDSFAPRLSFFWAIGMNHFMEIAKMRAARMLWAKIVKQFNPKNPKSLALRTHSQTSGWSLTEQDPFNNVGRTCIEAMGAALGHTQSLHTNALDEAIALPTDFSARIARNTQIYIQQETDICREVDPWAGSYYVESLTNELAEKAWALIEEVEKLGGMAAAIETGIPKMRIEEASARTQARIDSGSQVIVGVNQYRLEKEDPIDILEVDNTAVRIQQIERLKQLRANRDEAAVQAALAAITECAKTGNGNLLELAVEAARVRASLGEISDACEAIAGRYKATIRTISGVYSSETKNDANFIKACELTEKFAKKEGRRPRIMIAKMGQDGHDRGAKVVATGYADCGFDVDMGPLFQTPAEAAKQAVENDVHVMGVSSLAAGHKTLVPQVIAELKALGREDIIVIAGGVIPAQDYDYLYKAGVAAIFGPGSPVAKAACTIMDILLED is encoded by the coding sequence ATGAAACCAAATTTCAAAAATATAGATATTAAAAATGTAGCTGCTTCATCTACTCCTGAAGTAGATAGCAGCTGGCTTACTGCCGAGTTGATTCCGGTGAAGCCTGTTTATACAAAAGAAGATATAGCCGGTATGGAGCACTTGAACTATGCTGCAGGTCTTCCTCCTTACTTGCGCGGACCTTACTCAGTAATGTACGCTATGCAGCCATGGACTATCCGTCAGTATGCCGGGTTCTCTACAGCTGAAGAATCAAATGCATTCTATCGTCGTAACCTGGCTGCAGGTCAAAAAGGTCTTTCGGTAGCATTCGACTTAGCTACACACCGTGGCTACGATGCCGATCACGAACGTGTGGTAGGTGACGTTGGTAAAGCGGGTGTTTCTATCTGTTCTATCGAGGATATGAAAGTATTGTTCGATGGAATTCCTTTGAATAAAATGTCTGTTTCTATGACCATGAATGGTGCTGTACTTCCTATTCTTGCATTTTATATCAATGCTGGTTTGGAGCAAGGTGCTAAACTGGAAGAAATGGCCGGAACTATCCAAAATGATATTTTGAAAGAATTCATGGTGCGTAACACTTATATTTATCCACCTAAATTCTCGATGAAGATAATCGCTGATATTTTCGAATATACTTCGAAAAACATGCCTAAGTTCAACTCTATCTCTATCTCGGGTTACCACATGCAAGAAGCAGGTGCAACTGCCGATATTGAATTGGCTTACACTTTAGCTGACGGTCTTGAATATCTTCGTGCCGGCGTTAATGCAGGTATGGATATCGACTCGTTCGCTCCACGTTTGTCATTCTTCTGGGCAATCGGTATGAATCACTTTATGGAAATTGCCAAAATGCGTGCTGCACGTATGTTGTGGGCAAAAATCGTAAAACAATTCAATCCTAAAAACCCAAAATCACTGGCATTGCGTACACACTCGCAAACTTCAGGTTGGTCGTTGACCGAGCAAGATCCGTTCAACAATGTTGGTCGTACTTGTATCGAAGCAATGGGTGCTGCCTTGGGTCATACTCAATCACTTCACACCAATGCGTTAGATGAAGCGATTGCATTACCAACCGATTTCTCTGCTCGTATTGCCCGTAATACTCAGATCTATATCCAACAGGAAACTGACATCTGCCGTGAGGTTGACCCATGGGCAGGTTCTTACTATGTTGAGTCTTTGACTAACGAATTGGCCGAAAAAGCCTGGGCGTTGATAGAAGAAGTAGAAAAACTGGGTGGTATGGCTGCTGCTATCGAAACCGGTATTCCAAAAATGCGTATCGAAGAAGCTTCGGCTCGCACACAGGCTCGTATCGACTCAGGTAGTCAGGTTATTGTAGGTGTTAACCAATACCGCTTGGAAAAAGAAGATCCAATCGATATTTTGGAAGTAGACAATACAGCCGTTCGTATTCAACAAATCGAACGTTTGAAACAATTGCGTGCTAATCGTGACGAGGCTGCCGTACAAGCTGCCTTGGCTGCTATTACCGAATGTGCTAAAACCGGAAACGGTAACCTATTAGAATTGGCTGTAGAAGCAGCAAGAGTTCGTGCTTCGTTGGGCGAAATCTCTGACGCTTGTGAAGCCATTGCAGGTCGTTATAAAGCAACAATCAGAACTATTTCAGGCGTGTATTCATCAGAAACTAAAAACGATGCAAATTTCATCAAAGCTTGTGAGCTGACTGAGAAATTTGCCAAGAAAGAAGGTCGTCGTCCACGTATCATGATCGCAAAAATGGGTCAGGATGGTCACGACCGCGGTGCGAAAGTAGTAGCTACCGGTTATGCCGACTGTGGTTTCGACGTAGATATGGGACCATTGTTCCAAACTCCTGCCGAAGCTGCAAAACAGGCTGTAGAAAACGATGTGCACGTTATGGGTGTTTCTTCGTTGGCTGCAGGTCACAAAACATTGGTACCACAGGTTATTGCTGAACTTAAAGCATTAGGCCGTGAAGATATTATCGTTATTGCAGGTGGAGTTATTCCAGCGCAAGACTACGATTATCTTTACAAAGCCGGTGTAGCAGCAATCTTCGGCCCTGGTAGCCCGGTTGCGAAAGCAGCTTGCACTATCATGGATATTTTGTTAGAAGACTAA